A window of the Arthrobacter sp. Marseille-P9274 genome harbors these coding sequences:
- a CDS encoding polysaccharide deacetylase family protein gives MRARRILLTLATAVCLITAGFVPSARAAIHWTESEARGPNHTDRVVLSYDDCPKTLTSFEEVIKYAKKANIGLVIAPTGGCLVKYKEKYDVDLARLARSYGQYVINHSIHHRGDMKTLSCAAVARELRAPGVVTNYGRPPYGRIDDSVRCGYRQAGMKPWLWTRGSYDTTGKTKAQVVSTVAKIATKGGTILMHMQWNGFNPDAIGKIKSRLADRGLKVCRAWRGDDTKGAVVTSPVRLPSRLPC, from the coding sequence ATGCGTGCCCGCCGGATTCTGCTTACCTTAGCCACTGCCGTCTGTCTCATCACCGCCGGATTCGTGCCCAGCGCCCGCGCGGCCATCCACTGGACGGAGAGCGAGGCACGGGGGCCCAACCACACCGATCGGGTGGTGCTGAGCTATGACGACTGCCCCAAGACCCTGACCTCCTTTGAGGAGGTGATCAAATACGCGAAAAAGGCAAACATCGGTCTGGTCATCGCACCCACGGGCGGATGCCTGGTGAAGTACAAAGAGAAATACGACGTCGACCTGGCGAGACTGGCCCGGTCCTATGGCCAGTACGTGATCAACCACAGCATCCACCACCGCGGGGACATGAAGACGCTCAGTTGCGCCGCGGTGGCCCGTGAGCTGCGGGCGCCCGGCGTCGTCACCAACTATGGACGCCCGCCATACGGCCGGATCGATGACTCGGTCCGCTGCGGCTACCGCCAGGCGGGCATGAAGCCGTGGCTGTGGACCAGGGGCAGCTATGACACAACCGGCAAGACCAAGGCGCAGGTGGTCTCCACCGTGGCGAAGATCGCCACCAAGGGCGGCACCATCCTGATGCACATGCAGTGGAACGGTTTCAATCCGGACGCCATCGGCAAGATCAAATCCAGGCTGGCCGACCGCGGGCTGAAGGTCTGCCGGGCCTGGCGCGGGGACGACACCAAAGGCGCCGTCGTCACCAGTCCCGTTCGGCTACCGTCAAGGCTTCCCTGCTAG
- a CDS encoding LacI family DNA-binding transcriptional regulator, giving the protein MEPAAPGTIVTLKDVAAASGVSISTASRALDERTHSRSASAAHVRKVAEDLGYRRNSFASSLRRGETRTLGVLVPRLSDTVMAIMFEELERAASSRGYFAMVATSGDDPDDERRAAETLLDRNVDGLILATARLDDELPRLLRQRNVAHALVLRTDGVSPSALGDDEVGGYLAVRHLIDLGHRDIAVVTGPSFTSTGVARLAGARKALDEAGITPREPWLIAAGYGIEDGFTAGEALLAQETGKRPTALFAANDNIAMGIMAAAHRHNLKIGPDLALVGYNDTPLSSRLPTPLSSVHVHLDQVARTAIELLTNPNQEPRIRKTIPTLIPRESSGPPRQHTGSPS; this is encoded by the coding sequence ATGGAACCGGCCGCCCCTGGCACCATCGTCACTCTCAAGGACGTTGCCGCCGCCAGCGGCGTGAGTATCTCCACAGCGAGCCGCGCGCTCGATGAACGGACACACTCGCGTTCGGCATCAGCAGCCCACGTCAGGAAGGTTGCCGAGGACCTCGGCTACCGCCGCAACTCCTTCGCATCCAGCCTCCGCCGCGGCGAAACACGCACCCTGGGCGTACTCGTTCCCCGGCTCAGCGACACCGTCATGGCAATCATGTTCGAAGAGCTCGAACGAGCCGCATCCTCCCGGGGCTACTTCGCCATGGTCGCCACCAGCGGAGACGACCCCGACGACGAACGCCGTGCCGCCGAAACCCTGCTGGACCGCAACGTCGACGGGCTGATCCTGGCCACCGCGCGCCTCGATGATGAACTGCCCCGCCTCCTGCGCCAGCGCAACGTCGCACACGCCCTGGTGCTCCGCACCGACGGCGTAAGCCCTTCGGCCCTCGGTGACGATGAAGTCGGCGGCTACCTCGCCGTCCGCCACCTCATCGACCTGGGCCACCGCGACATCGCCGTTGTCACCGGGCCGTCCTTCACCTCCACCGGAGTTGCCCGCCTCGCGGGCGCACGCAAGGCGTTAGACGAAGCAGGCATCACCCCGCGCGAACCCTGGCTCATCGCGGCCGGCTACGGCATCGAAGACGGATTCACTGCAGGAGAGGCGCTCCTGGCCCAGGAGACCGGAAAACGGCCAACCGCCCTTTTCGCCGCCAATGACAACATCGCCATGGGAATCATGGCAGCAGCCCACCGTCACAACCTGAAAATCGGCCCTGACCTGGCACTCGTCGGCTACAACGACACCCCGCTGTCTTCCAGGCTCCCCACTCCCCTGAGCTCCGTCCACGTCCACCTGGACCAAGTCGCCAGAACAGCCATCGAACTCCTCACCAACCCCAACCAGGAGCCGAGGATCAGGAAAACTATCCCCACACTTATCCCGCGAGAATCGAGCGGGCCACCGCGACAGCACACTGGCAGCCCCTCCTAA
- a CDS encoding dihydrodipicolinate synthase family protein has translation MTIDLRGLVPAPVTPFNRDGSVDVAAIHRLGGWLASVEGVKGLVVLGHAGEGTFLTQDEQALVIREFKNAVNGEIPIIAGITGEGNTVAALEAKRAVEAGASAGLVYPSHGWLRFGYQKGAPQTRYKEIFETSGLPLILFQYPDATKATYDLETQLEIAGMEGVFATKNGVRNMKRWDTEIPVLRATYPDLQILTCHDEYLLHTMFDVDGALVGYGGLAPEPLVELIAAGKAKDYTAARAIHDRLLPVTKNVYHRGSHMEGTVALKEGLVARGILEHATVRPPLLPLAEGAGREIAIALKSANLGNVTATV, from the coding sequence ATGACCATCGATCTCCGCGGGCTGGTCCCCGCACCCGTGACCCCGTTCAACCGCGACGGCAGCGTCGACGTTGCCGCCATCCACCGGCTGGGCGGCTGGCTGGCCAGCGTGGAAGGCGTCAAGGGCCTGGTGGTTCTCGGCCACGCAGGCGAGGGAACCTTCCTGACCCAGGACGAGCAGGCACTGGTCATCCGCGAGTTCAAGAACGCCGTCAACGGTGAGATCCCGATCATCGCCGGCATCACCGGTGAGGGAAACACCGTCGCCGCCCTCGAAGCCAAGCGTGCCGTTGAAGCCGGTGCTTCCGCAGGCCTGGTTTATCCCTCGCACGGTTGGCTGCGCTTCGGATACCAGAAGGGCGCGCCGCAGACCCGGTACAAGGAAATCTTCGAAACCTCCGGCCTGCCGCTGATCCTCTTCCAGTACCCGGATGCCACGAAGGCTACCTACGACCTGGAAACCCAGCTGGAGATCGCCGGCATGGAAGGCGTGTTCGCCACCAAGAACGGCGTCCGCAACATGAAGCGCTGGGACACCGAGATCCCCGTCCTGCGTGCGACCTACCCGGACCTGCAGATCCTCACCTGCCACGACGAATACCTCCTCCACACGATGTTCGACGTCGACGGCGCCCTGGTCGGTTACGGCGGACTTGCCCCGGAGCCGCTGGTGGAACTGATCGCCGCAGGCAAAGCCAAGGACTACACGGCAGCCCGCGCGATCCACGACCGCCTCCTGCCGGTCACCAAGAACGTCTACCACCGTGGTTCCCACATGGAAGGCACGGTCGCGCTCAAGGAAGGCCTGGTCGCCCGCGGCATCCTCGAGCACGCCACCGTCCGCCCGCCGCTTCTGCCCCTGGCAGAAGGTGCTGGCCGGGAGATCGCCATCGCCCTGAAGTCGGCAAACCTGGGCAACGTCACCGCTACCGTCTGA
- a CDS encoding LysR family transcriptional regulator, translating to MDVEVRHLRAFVAVADEESFTYAASVLHLTQPALTRTIQQLEATLGVKLVARTSRTFELTEPGREFYNRARRLLSDLDRAVQAVRGNTVFRLGFTWLLPSPWAQQTAARFTEASGMKVIFVRCDHPPAALRRGEVEAVVVRSGQPGWDLDGVDLFEEPRVLVCSRHSPLADRQSVAWDEVPRWPLVINTANGTTQPSLWPEATLTVLETSSYDEWLESVASGAGVGVIPEIGARHTHPELHFVPLKDAPPVIVRLVMAPHVPRSVRRDFLHATQQE from the coding sequence ATGGATGTGGAAGTGCGGCACCTGCGCGCGTTTGTCGCGGTCGCCGATGAGGAATCCTTCACCTACGCGGCGTCCGTCCTGCATTTGACCCAGCCGGCGCTGACACGCACCATCCAGCAGCTGGAAGCGACGCTGGGGGTGAAGCTCGTAGCGCGGACCTCGCGAACCTTCGAGCTGACGGAGCCGGGACGGGAGTTCTACAACCGTGCCAGGAGGCTTCTCAGCGATCTTGACCGCGCGGTACAGGCAGTGCGGGGCAACACGGTGTTCCGTCTCGGATTCACATGGCTCCTGCCCTCGCCCTGGGCCCAGCAGACAGCCGCACGTTTCACGGAAGCCAGCGGCATGAAGGTTATCTTCGTACGGTGTGATCACCCGCCGGCAGCGTTGAGGCGGGGAGAAGTCGAAGCAGTGGTCGTGCGCTCCGGACAGCCGGGGTGGGATCTTGACGGCGTGGATCTGTTCGAAGAACCCCGGGTACTCGTCTGCTCCCGCCACTCACCCCTGGCCGACAGGCAGTCAGTGGCTTGGGATGAGGTTCCCCGGTGGCCGCTGGTCATCAATACCGCCAACGGCACAACGCAGCCCTCGCTGTGGCCGGAGGCAACTCTGACCGTCCTGGAAACCAGCAGCTACGACGAGTGGCTCGAATCCGTCGCCTCCGGTGCAGGAGTCGGCGTCATCCCCGAGATCGGCGCCAGACACACCCACCCGGAGCTGCACTTCGTACCGCTGAAAGACGCCCCGCCTGTCATCGTGCGCCTTGTCATGGCCCCGCACGTGCCCCGATCCGTCCGCCGCGACTTCCTTCACGCAACCCAGCAGGAATAA
- a CDS encoding GNAT family N-acetyltransferase, translating into MQLRTATSDDLGAYLHGGRESLASVLGVSIPAGWPEYPWVIEFTLKALQEHPSQAGWWMYYFLNPQAGVLVGSGGYKGPPKNGTVEIGYEIAPGFRGQGYATAAARQLVELAFNTAEVAVVEARTLPHMTASATVLTKSGFVRQGLVPDDQIRQAWLWRRTRPNRA; encoded by the coding sequence ATGCAGCTTCGAACAGCCACGTCGGATGATCTGGGCGCCTACTTGCACGGCGGGCGGGAGTCCCTGGCTTCTGTCCTGGGAGTCAGCATCCCGGCCGGCTGGCCCGAGTACCCCTGGGTCATTGAGTTCACACTCAAAGCACTGCAAGAGCATCCAAGCCAGGCGGGGTGGTGGATGTACTACTTCCTAAATCCGCAGGCTGGCGTGCTGGTCGGATCCGGTGGCTACAAGGGTCCGCCCAAGAACGGGACAGTCGAAATCGGATACGAGATCGCGCCCGGCTTCCGGGGGCAGGGATATGCCACCGCTGCGGCCCGTCAGCTCGTGGAGCTTGCCTTCAACACGGCGGAAGTGGCGGTGGTCGAGGCCCGCACACTCCCGCACATGACCGCCTCCGCGACGGTCCTCACGAAGTCCGGTTTCGTCCGCCAGGGCCTTGTTCCCGACGATCAGATACGGCAGGCGTGGCTCTGGCGGAGAACGCGCCCGAATCGGGCATGA
- a CDS encoding glutamate--cysteine ligase has translation MRTFGVEEELLLVEEGTGAITARVEEVLGRGGFEESGIRLVSELQMEQIEVITPVHSRLDELAEDILRGRSLADGQAAAAGVRAAALATPVLPFTPHLSPVPRVRAMAERFGLIAREQLTCACHVHVGVASDEEGVAVLDRIRNWLPVLIALSANSPFWQGRDTGYGSYRIQSLGRWPMAGPAEIYGSVDIYRQCLRAMLDTEVPIDEAMLYLDARLSRNYPTVEIRVADVCLYPDDAVLIAGLCRALVETGAREWNAGVAPVRVPAAVLRLAAWRASRTGITGELLHPITGVPRPAGEVLEALITHLVPALADSGDDERVKALLKQVIARGTGARYQRRALEQTGTPAGVVKAALAATHGSRPGERA, from the coding sequence GTGCGTACTTTCGGTGTCGAAGAGGAACTCTTGCTGGTCGAGGAGGGTACCGGTGCCATCACGGCCCGGGTGGAAGAGGTTCTGGGCCGGGGCGGGTTCGAGGAATCGGGCATCCGGCTGGTGTCGGAGCTGCAGATGGAGCAGATCGAAGTAATCACTCCGGTGCATTCGCGTCTCGACGAGTTGGCCGAAGACATTCTCAGGGGCAGGTCTTTGGCTGATGGCCAGGCTGCCGCGGCGGGGGTACGGGCAGCGGCGTTAGCGACGCCGGTTCTGCCGTTTACACCGCACCTGTCTCCCGTGCCGCGGGTGCGCGCGATGGCGGAACGGTTCGGTCTCATTGCCCGTGAACAGCTGACATGTGCCTGTCACGTGCACGTGGGTGTCGCCTCGGATGAGGAGGGCGTGGCCGTGCTTGACCGGATCCGCAACTGGCTTCCGGTGCTCATCGCCCTGAGCGCGAACTCGCCGTTCTGGCAGGGCCGCGATACCGGTTATGGCAGCTACCGGATCCAGTCCCTGGGGCGGTGGCCAATGGCCGGACCGGCCGAGATTTACGGGTCCGTAGATATATACCGTCAGTGTCTGCGGGCCATGCTGGATACGGAAGTGCCTATTGATGAGGCCATGCTTTACCTGGATGCGCGGCTGTCTCGTAATTATCCGACCGTGGAGATCCGGGTGGCTGACGTGTGCCTGTATCCGGATGACGCGGTACTCATAGCGGGCTTGTGCCGGGCTCTGGTGGAGACCGGTGCCAGGGAATGGAATGCAGGGGTGGCGCCGGTTCGCGTTCCCGCGGCCGTCCTTCGGTTGGCCGCTTGGCGGGCGAGCAGGACGGGCATTACCGGGGAACTGCTTCACCCGATTACCGGTGTTCCACGGCCGGCAGGCGAGGTGCTGGAAGCGTTGATCACACACCTGGTACCGGCATTGGCCGACAGCGGAGATGACGAGCGGGTCAAAGCGCTGCTCAAACAGGTCATAGCCAGGGGAACCGGCGCCCGGTACCAACGCCGGGCTCTGGAACAGACCGGCACGCCGGCAGGCGTCGTGAAGGCCGCTCTGGCAGCCACTCACGGCAGCCGTCCGGGCGAGCGGGCATGA
- a CDS encoding YbfB/YjiJ family MFS transporter: MKPSRIIRRTHRIVLPAAAAMAMAMGIGRFCFTPILPMMQEQAGLSPAEGAQLATGNYAGYLIGAVLALACPAAASTSALYRTWITVQVASLAAMPLTTAVPVWAAARLLSGISSALVFIAIAGSIAACLSNRPQHIAGWVYGGIGGGIALSGALVLSVESLENWAATWWFCAGAASVLGALAWTLHLGTSSTEPQQGRHPVRPESQATPRRTGFAALVLSYFLEGLGYIIAGTFLVALIRETSPAWLGSSVWILVGLAALPSSVLYGRFTQSYPTASIMRLALLLQAAGMVLPAVAPGAWSAITAGLIFGGTFQGITTLAVAAGSQLQVPRSAATLTIAFSAGQLLGPVAAAPFLSHGYAAALGCGAATVALAAIPTLLIRYKQSHNRMNRAPHPSTAGK; encoded by the coding sequence GTGAAACCCTCCCGCATCATCCGGCGAACCCACCGCATCGTCCTGCCGGCCGCGGCGGCGATGGCGATGGCGATGGGCATCGGCCGTTTCTGCTTCACCCCGATCCTGCCGATGATGCAGGAACAGGCCGGGCTCTCACCGGCCGAAGGCGCCCAACTGGCCACCGGCAACTATGCCGGGTACCTGATCGGCGCCGTGCTGGCCCTGGCGTGCCCCGCAGCCGCCTCCACCTCCGCCCTCTACCGCACATGGATTACCGTCCAGGTGGCGAGCCTGGCCGCGATGCCGCTCACCACCGCCGTGCCGGTCTGGGCCGCCGCGCGGCTCTTGTCCGGCATCTCCAGCGCCCTGGTTTTCATTGCGATAGCCGGGTCCATTGCTGCCTGCCTGAGCAACCGTCCCCAGCACATCGCAGGGTGGGTATACGGCGGTATCGGGGGAGGGATCGCACTGTCGGGGGCGCTCGTACTCTCGGTCGAAAGCCTCGAAAACTGGGCCGCCACCTGGTGGTTCTGTGCGGGCGCTGCCAGCGTCCTTGGCGCCCTGGCATGGACCCTGCACCTGGGAACATCCAGCACCGAGCCTCAGCAGGGCCGGCATCCCGTTCGGCCAGAAAGCCAGGCGACGCCCCGACGGACGGGCTTCGCTGCGCTCGTGCTCAGTTACTTCCTCGAAGGGCTCGGATACATTATCGCCGGCACCTTCCTTGTTGCCTTGATCCGGGAAACCTCACCGGCGTGGCTGGGCAGCAGCGTCTGGATCCTCGTCGGGCTGGCAGCCTTGCCGTCCTCCGTCCTCTACGGGCGCTTCACACAGTCCTATCCGACCGCTTCGATCATGCGTCTGGCCCTGCTCCTCCAAGCCGCCGGCATGGTCCTGCCGGCCGTCGCTCCCGGTGCCTGGTCAGCCATCACTGCCGGTCTGATATTCGGAGGAACCTTTCAAGGCATCACTACGCTGGCCGTCGCTGCCGGGTCGCAGCTGCAGGTTCCCCGTTCCGCCGCGACGCTGACAATTGCCTTCAGCGCCGGGCAACTACTCGGCCCCGTGGCCGCCGCTCCCTTCCTCAGCCACGGATACGCTGCTGCCCTCGGATGCGGAGCAGCGACCGTTGCTCTGGCGGCAATTCCTACCCTGCTCATCCGCTACAAGCAATCCCACAACCGGATGAATCGAGCTCCGCACCCATCGACGGCAGGCAAATGA
- a CDS encoding dihydrofolate reductase family protein: MRKLIYGMNLTLDGYIAAAGDDIGWSEPSDELFQWWLDQERASGLSLYGRKLWETMSSYWPTGDQQPDATPAEIEFARNWRDTPKVVFSSTIDKVDWNTRLVTGDAIAEITRLKAEDGGPMSIGGATLAGAAMRAGLIDEYTIVTHPVLVGGGTPFFTALDNWVNLDLVETRTFPGGVVLTRYETRR, encoded by the coding sequence ATGCGGAAACTGATCTACGGCATGAACCTGACCCTGGACGGCTACATCGCCGCGGCCGGCGACGACATTGGCTGGAGCGAGCCGAGCGACGAATTGTTCCAGTGGTGGCTCGACCAGGAGCGGGCGAGCGGCCTGTCGCTGTACGGGCGCAAGCTCTGGGAGACAATGAGCTCCTACTGGCCCACTGGCGACCAACAGCCTGACGCCACCCCGGCGGAGATCGAGTTCGCGCGGAACTGGCGGGACACGCCGAAGGTGGTGTTCTCCTCGACGATCGACAAGGTCGACTGGAATACCCGCCTGGTTACCGGCGACGCGATCGCCGAGATCACTCGGCTCAAGGCCGAGGACGGCGGCCCGATGAGCATCGGCGGCGCAACGCTCGCCGGGGCGGCAATGCGGGCCGGGCTGATCGACGAGTACACGATCGTGACCCATCCGGTCCTGGTGGGCGGCGGCACGCCGTTCTTCACCGCGCTGGACAACTGGGTGAACCTGGACCTGGTGGAGACGCGGACGTTTCCCGGCGGCGTGGTCCTAACCAGGTACGAGACGAGGCGCTGA
- a CDS encoding NADPH-dependent F420 reductase — translation MKIGILGAGSIGSTLARKLAAAGHEVKVANSRGPETIEADILTTGATAVNASDVVQDVEVLITSIPLNGMPAVKPLVANLPTDAVVIDTSNYYPARDRHVQALEDGQVESLWITEQLGRPVAKAWNAILSGTFEAKGAPAGDPTRLAIPVAADRDADRETAMTLVEDTGFDAVDAGTLADSWRQQPGAPAYCTELRLQEMPAALAVAEKDVLPERRDKAMAAIGERVEAGDLLTVADLVALNRAIYR, via the coding sequence ATGAAGATCGGCATTCTCGGCGCAGGGTCAATCGGTTCGACGCTGGCACGCAAGCTCGCCGCAGCAGGGCATGAGGTGAAGGTCGCCAACTCGCGCGGACCGGAAACGATCGAGGCCGACATCCTCACGACAGGAGCAACTGCGGTCAACGCCTCCGATGTTGTGCAGGACGTAGAGGTCCTCATCACCTCGATCCCCCTAAACGGAATGCCGGCGGTCAAGCCCCTCGTCGCGAACCTTCCCACAGACGCGGTCGTCATCGACACGTCGAACTACTACCCGGCGAGAGACAGGCACGTGCAGGCACTCGAGGATGGACAGGTCGAAAGCCTGTGGATCACCGAGCAGCTCGGTCGTCCGGTGGCGAAAGCGTGGAACGCTATCCTGTCGGGAACCTTTGAAGCCAAAGGCGCTCCGGCAGGAGACCCAACCCGCTTGGCCATCCCTGTCGCGGCTGACCGTGACGCGGACAGGGAAACCGCGATGACACTGGTGGAGGACACCGGGTTCGATGCCGTCGACGCGGGCACACTCGCCGATTCCTGGCGTCAACAGCCCGGCGCCCCCGCATACTGCACCGAACTTAGACTCCAGGAAATGCCTGCTGCCTTGGCCGTAGCCGAAAAGGACGTGCTTCCAGAACGCCGGGACAAAGCCATGGCAGCCATCGGCGAACGAGTGGAGGCCGGGGATTTGTTGACCGTAGCCGACCTTGTGGCACTCAATCGGGCCATATACAGGTAG
- a CDS encoding tautomerase family protein → MPLINIDVIEGRTGEEIQTLLDTIHNAMVEAFDVPTEDRYQILTQHQPHEITALDTGLGLTRTRNLVILRFTSRSRPRNAKENLYRLLAEGLQKNCGINPDDLIVTITENDAADWSFGRATAQFLTGEL, encoded by the coding sequence ATGCCACTGATCAACATCGACGTCATCGAAGGACGGACCGGGGAAGAAATTCAAACCCTCCTCGATACCATCCACAACGCCATGGTCGAAGCCTTCGACGTCCCGACCGAAGACCGCTACCAGATCCTGACTCAGCACCAACCGCACGAGATCACAGCCCTCGATACCGGACTCGGGCTGACCCGGACCCGAAACCTCGTCATCCTCCGTTTCACCAGCCGAAGCCGCCCCCGGAACGCCAAGGAAAACCTGTACCGGCTCCTCGCTGAAGGACTCCAAAAGAACTGCGGCATCAACCCCGATGACCTCATCGTCACCATCACCGAGAACGACGCCGCAGACTGGTCCTTCGGCCGCGCCACAGCCCAATTCCTAACCGGTGAACTCTAA
- a CDS encoding nitronate monooxygenase family protein, translated as MADHSSSDHKDSGARTGGLLPATGLLAELGASIPLVAAPMAGGPSSPALVLAAAEAGGLGFLAGGYKKPDQLAGQITEVRAGVAAFGVNLFGVNLFAPNPVPIDTDAFTEYAQALRELAATYDINLQDVEALEDDDDWEDKVDMLVDDPVPVVSFTFGLPPAEAVRRLQKAGSLVIQTVTSPGEAEQAAALGVDGLVVQSYKAGGHSGTLTPATPVAQIPLTDLLTRVRSKVELPLWAAGGVSTPDAVRDALSHGAEAVVVGSVLLRSPESGASTPYKEALADEDRTETVVTTAFSGRPARALRNRFTDRFHPLAPGGYPALHHLTSPIRKAAAAAGDPETINIWAGTGYRDATEEPAADILRRLAGAR; from the coding sequence ATGGCCGATCACTCATCCTCCGATCACAAGGATTCCGGTGCCCGCACCGGCGGACTGTTGCCTGCAACCGGCCTCTTGGCGGAGCTCGGGGCAAGCATCCCCTTGGTCGCCGCACCCATGGCAGGAGGTCCCAGCTCCCCGGCGCTGGTCCTGGCAGCCGCAGAGGCCGGAGGGCTCGGGTTCCTGGCAGGCGGATACAAGAAACCGGATCAACTCGCCGGGCAGATAACCGAGGTGCGCGCCGGCGTTGCCGCTTTCGGTGTCAACCTGTTCGGCGTCAACCTGTTCGCGCCGAACCCCGTACCGATCGACACCGACGCCTTCACCGAATACGCCCAAGCCCTCCGAGAACTGGCCGCCACCTACGACATCAACCTCCAGGACGTCGAAGCCCTCGAAGACGACGATGACTGGGAGGACAAGGTCGACATGTTGGTCGACGATCCTGTCCCTGTCGTCAGCTTCACGTTCGGGCTGCCTCCCGCCGAGGCTGTGCGCCGCCTGCAGAAAGCCGGCTCACTGGTGATCCAAACCGTAACCAGCCCCGGTGAAGCCGAACAAGCCGCGGCCCTCGGCGTCGACGGACTCGTAGTCCAGTCGTATAAGGCCGGCGGACACTCCGGAACCCTGACCCCGGCCACCCCTGTCGCCCAGATCCCCCTGACCGATCTCCTGACCCGGGTGCGTTCAAAGGTCGAGCTGCCGCTTTGGGCAGCCGGCGGGGTCTCAACCCCGGACGCCGTCCGCGACGCCCTTAGCCACGGCGCCGAAGCCGTCGTCGTCGGCAGCGTCCTCCTTCGCAGCCCCGAGAGCGGCGCCTCGACACCATACAAGGAGGCTCTGGCCGACGAGGACCGCACCGAGACCGTTGTCACCACTGCGTTCTCCGGCCGTCCCGCCCGCGCGTTGCGCAACCGCTTCACCGACCGGTTCCACCCGCTGGCCCCCGGCGGATACCCCGCCCTTCACCACTTGACCAGTCCCATCCGCAAAGCCGCCGCCGCCGCAGGGGACCCCGAAACGATCAACATCTGGGCCGGCACCGGATACCGTGACGCCACCGAAGAACCGGCCGCCGACATCCTCCGACGCCTGGCCGGAGCGCGCTAG
- a CDS encoding Nramp family divalent metal transporter, whose amino-acid sequence MREHNRTIAHPGTREEQMANQQGNQAQGATKKRRTFLGYLALMGPAFVVGAWQFGPGNLTTAVQAGSRFDYTLVWVIAVSTILMIFFTDMSVRLGISTPTSLITSIKGHLGKWIGVLAGFGVFGITLMFSVGNAVGSGLGLSLIFGGSPVLWTVVCTAAVGFVLAFRNVYGIVEKALLVIVVLMGLAFIASTVVAQPDWYRAMSGMVPSLPPGSEILIVALVGTNFSINAAFYTSYGVKEHRRTRSDYRDITLVDTIPGIVAPGIMTVLVIMVAAAVLGKTGAEAGTIGALASVFTPLAGPTGAMVFALGLSGAAFSSMIANATAGGTMISDALGRGAKAGSPTARIFTGVILAFGLAVTLTFQASPVGLIVIAQSLTVLIAPLLGVLIVIMANKTSLMGDLRNKWWQNLFGAIGLIAIIASSIRLITTLLG is encoded by the coding sequence ATGCGCGAGCACAATAGGACCATCGCCCACCCCGGAACCAGGGAAGAACAGATGGCAAACCAGCAAGGAAACCAGGCCCAAGGCGCCACGAAGAAACGTCGCACGTTCCTCGGATACCTTGCCCTCATGGGCCCGGCCTTCGTGGTCGGAGCCTGGCAATTCGGGCCGGGAAACCTCACCACCGCCGTGCAGGCAGGCAGCCGGTTCGACTACACCCTCGTGTGGGTCATCGCCGTCTCCACAATCCTCATGATCTTCTTCACCGACATGAGCGTCCGCCTCGGCATCTCGACCCCCACCTCCCTGATCACGTCAATCAAAGGCCACCTCGGCAAATGGATTGGCGTGCTGGCAGGCTTCGGCGTCTTCGGCATCACGCTCATGTTCTCCGTCGGCAACGCCGTGGGATCCGGCCTGGGACTCTCCCTGATTTTCGGCGGATCGCCTGTCCTCTGGACCGTGGTCTGCACCGCCGCCGTCGGCTTCGTCCTTGCCTTCCGCAACGTCTACGGCATCGTGGAGAAGGCACTCCTGGTCATCGTCGTCCTCATGGGCCTGGCCTTCATCGCCAGCACGGTAGTAGCCCAACCCGACTGGTACCGGGCCATGTCGGGCATGGTTCCGAGCCTGCCGCCGGGAAGCGAAATCCTCATCGTGGCCCTGGTCGGCACCAACTTCTCCATCAACGCCGCCTTCTACACCTCCTACGGTGTCAAGGAACACCGCCGCACGCGCTCCGACTACCGCGACATCACCCTCGTGGACACCATCCCCGGCATCGTCGCACCCGGCATCATGACCGTCCTCGTCATCATGGTCGCCGCCGCCGTGCTCGGCAAAACCGGCGCGGAAGCAGGAACCATCGGCGCCCTCGCCTCCGTCTTCACGCCCCTGGCAGGTCCCACCGGCGCGATGGTGTTCGCCCTCGGCCTCTCCGGGGCAGCATTCTCATCCATGATCGCCAACGCAACCGCCGGCGGCACCATGATCTCCGACGCCCTCGGCCGGGGAGCCAAAGCGGGATCACCGACCGCCCGCATCTTCACAGGAGTCATCCTGGCCTTCGGCCTGGCGGTCACTCTCACGTTCCAGGCCTCGCCCGTCGGCCTCATCGTCATCGCCCAGTCGCTGACAGTCCTCATCGCACCCCTGCTCGGCGTCCTAATCGTCATCATGGCCAACAAAACATCCCTCATGGGAGACCTCCGCAACAAGTGGTGGCAGAACCTCTTCGGCGCCATCGGGCTCATCGCCATCATCGCCTCCTCCATCCGGCTCATCACCACACTGCTCGGCTAA